Below is a window of Syntrophomonas wolfei subsp. wolfei str. Goettingen G311 DNA.
ACAAAAGCGTTCGTCCTGGGGCATGCTTTTTACCGTTACCAAATCACCCGCTGTGAAGCCCTGGTTGCCAGGATTTTTAGCATCCACCTGGCTTCACCTCCTTTAAGGCAGATTATGTAGTTTATTATATGCCCATACGGAAGAAAGTGTTAGTGAGCTTCTTTTTCCACCCGGATCATGCGTTTTTCAAACTGAAGCCGGGGCAGCATTACTATTCGGCCACAACCCTGGCATTTGATTTTTATGTCCGCCCCCATACGGGTAACCTCCCAGTTGAAACTGCCGCAGGGATGTTGTTTTTTCATACGGACAATATCCCCCAAGCCAAAGCTCTTTCTTTCCATACATCTCTCCTCCCCTAATAGCAAGTTCTACAAAAAAACAGCCAATTGTCGCCTGCCACCGCCTGCCACAGGGACGGTTTTTGTGGCTGGCCGAAACGGAGCCGGGATTGTTGGCAAATTCGGGCTTCTACATCTAAACCAGGTGTCAAGGAGACGGTCCTTTTGACGCCCCTCACCCCTCACTTTACCTACTAAGTAGGTCAAGGGTTCTGTCCCTCGGCCCCGCGACTGTCCCGCACTCTTATCGGGCTAAAATGCTCGCCCCGTACTCTACCTATTAGATTACAAAAAGAGCCCCGCTTTTCCATAACCTGCAGTAGTTCACCCGCCTTTTTCTCCGCAACGGCTATCAACAGGCCTCCGGCAGTCTCTGGTGAAAAAAACAAATCTCGAATCAAAGGATCAATGTTCCCTGCATACTCCACTTTATCTTTCAGATAATCCCGGTTGTTATACGCACCGCCTGGTATTAGCCCCAGACCGGCATATTCCAGGGTTCCTTCCATAAATGGAACTTTGTCGGCGAAAACTTCCACTTGAACATCGCTGCCCCAGGCCATTTCATAGAGGTGTCCCATCAGCCCAAACCCGGTAATATCCGTGGCTGCATTTACCCCTACTTCCATCATGGCCTGGCTGCTTTCCCGGTTCAGCATGGACATCCACTTTATCGCTTCTTTATAAGCTTCACCTGAAACCATCTCCGCTTTGATGCTGGTAGCAATCACGCCATTGCCCAGGGGTTTGGTCAAAAATAAAAGGTCTCCCGGTTGGGCCCCGTTGTTAGCTATAATTTTCTGGGGATGAACCAAACCGGATACCGCCAGACCATATTTTGGTTCGTTGTCATCCACCGTATGCCCCCCCACCAGCAAAGCTCCTGCCTCCAATACTTTACTGAGACCGCCTTCCAGTATCTTCCGGAGAACTTGCAAATCCGCACATTCGGGGAAACATACTACATTTAAAGCCAAAATGGGGGTACCCCCCATAGCATATATATCATTCAGGGCGTTAGTTGCGGCTATCTGCCCAAAGATGAAGGGGTCATCAACCATAGGCGTAAAAAAATCAATGGTCTGAATCAAGGCCTTTTCCTCGTCCAGTTTTAAAACAGCCGCATCATCCCTGCTCTCAATTCCTATCAAGAGATCAGGATGTACCGGTAAAGGAAAATCCTTGAGAATAGACTCCAGGGCCTCCGGCCCTATCTTAGCTGCTCAGCCGGCAGCCCTTACCATCTCTGTTAGTCTGGTTTGCTTCATTTATTTCCCCCCTTCCCGTTTTCGCCTGCTCACCTTTGCCGGGTGCAACCTTGATGGTATACGTAAGGTACATCAGGCGTACCCGCAGGGTGCCGGGTGCTGCATCTATGCTTCGCCAGCGCTTTGTATATTTATGCAACCTTTCTGCACCAAAAGGGGCTTTTGCAGTAGGGTCAATTATTCATCCTGCCTCATTACTAATTGGTAAAGCTCTGCATAAAAACCCGATAGGCTTTGTAGGCTAAAAATACATCCACTTTGCTGGAAACCTCAAAAGGTGAGTGCATGCCCAGCAAAGCCACCCCCAGATCTACCACTTCCATACCATAACGGGCCATGTAATGGGCTACGGTTCCTCCCCCTCCTATGTCCACTTTCCCTAATTCGCCCACCTGCCAGAATACTTCATTATCATCAAAAAGCCTCCGGATCCTGGCTAAAAACTCGGGATTGGCATCGTTGGAATTACTTTTTCCCCGGGAGCCGGTATACTTGGTTAACACTACTCCCCGCGAAAGAAAACTACAATTCATCTTCTCGAATACTTCGGGATAATTGGGGTCAACCGCCGCATTTACATCGGCTGACAGGGCACAAGAATTGGCCAGGCTCTTACGCAGGGCCAAATAATTGTTGTACCCGGCTTTACTCATTAATTCAGCCATGAGGTTTTCTATGATAAGTGATTGCAGTCCGGTATTGCCGTTGCTTCCAATTTCTTCCTTGTCCACAAAGA
It encodes the following:
- a CDS encoding DUF951 domain-containing protein; the encoded protein is MERKSFGLGDIVRMKKQHPCGSFNWEVTRMGADIKIKCQGCGRIVMLPRLQFEKRMIRVEKEAH
- the selD gene encoding selenide, water dikinase SelD, giving the protein MKQTRLTEMVRAAGUAAKIGPEALESILKDFPLPVHPDLLIGIESRDDAAVLKLDEEKALIQTIDFFTPMVDDPFIFGQIAATNALNDIYAMGGTPILALNVVCFPECADLQVLRKILEGGLSKVLEAGALLVGGHTVDDNEPKYGLAVSGLVHPQKIIANNGAQPGDLLFLTKPLGNGVIATSIKAEMVSGEAYKEAIKWMSMLNRESSQAMMEVGVNAATDITGFGLMGHLYEMAWGSDVQVEVFADKVPFMEGTLEYAGLGLIPGGAYNNRDYLKDKVEYAGNIDPLIRDLFFSPETAGGLLIAVAEKKAGELLQVMEKRGSFCNLIGRVRGEHFSPIRVRDSRGAEGQNP